Proteins encoded within one genomic window of Mycolicibacterium monacense:
- a CDS encoding RNA degradosome polyphosphate kinase — MTEAEAAIRAEGTAESTERTPGDSTPEAPPAATSPAIDNALPEDRYLNRELSWLDFNARVLALAADPSLPLLERAKFLAIFASNLDEFYMVRVAGLKRRDEMGLSVRSADGLSPREQLRRISERTQQIASRHARVFLDAVRPALADEGIVIVTWSELDEAERAQLSTYFHEQVFPVLTPLAVDPAHPFPFVSGLSLNLAITVRHPDDGGQHFARIKVPDNVDRFVRLGVRGQTGEVVRFLPMEELIAAFLPVLFPGLEIVEHHAFRITRNADFEVEEDRDEDLLQALERELARRRFGSPVRLEVSDDMTESMLELLLRELDVDPGDVVEVPGLLDLSALWQIYAVDRPALKDRPFVPATPPAFGERETPKSIFSTLRDGDVLVHHPYDSFSTTVQRFIEQAAADPNVLAIKQTLYRTSGDSPIVNALIDAAEAGKQVVALVEIKARFDEQANIKWARALEQAGVHVVYGLIGLKTHCKTALVVRREGSMIRRYCHIGTGNYNPKTARLYEDVGLLTAAPDIGADLTDLFNSLTGYSRKVAYRNLLVAPYGVRRGIIERIEREVAAARDGAEGRIRLKANALVDEQVIDALYRASQAGVRVEVVVRGICALRPGAPGFSDNIVVRSILGRFLEHSRVIHFRAIDEYWIGSADMMHRNLDRRVEVMAQVKDPRLTTQLNDVFESAMDPATRCWELGPDGHWSASPREGETVRDHQVSMMHRHRQP, encoded by the coding sequence ATGACCGAAGCCGAGGCCGCGATCCGCGCGGAGGGCACCGCCGAGAGCACCGAGCGGACGCCGGGAGATTCGACCCCGGAGGCACCGCCCGCGGCGACCTCCCCCGCGATCGACAACGCCCTGCCCGAGGATCGCTACCTCAACCGCGAACTCAGCTGGCTCGATTTCAATGCCCGGGTGCTGGCGCTGGCCGCCGATCCGAGCCTGCCCCTTCTCGAACGCGCGAAGTTCCTCGCCATCTTCGCGTCCAACCTCGACGAGTTCTACATGGTGCGCGTGGCCGGCCTCAAACGCCGCGACGAGATGGGGCTGTCGGTGCGGTCGGCCGACGGGCTGTCGCCGCGCGAGCAGTTGCGCCGGATCAGCGAACGCACCCAGCAGATCGCCTCACGCCACGCGCGGGTGTTCCTCGACGCGGTGCGCCCCGCCCTTGCCGACGAGGGCATCGTCATCGTCACCTGGTCCGAACTCGACGAGGCCGAACGCGCGCAGCTGTCGACGTACTTCCACGAACAGGTCTTCCCCGTCCTGACCCCCCTGGCGGTCGACCCCGCCCACCCGTTCCCGTTCGTCAGCGGGCTGTCGCTGAACCTGGCGATCACCGTGCGCCACCCCGACGACGGCGGACAGCACTTCGCGCGAATCAAGGTGCCCGACAACGTCGACCGGTTCGTCCGGCTCGGGGTGCGCGGTCAGACCGGCGAGGTCGTGCGGTTCCTCCCGATGGAGGAGTTGATCGCCGCGTTCCTGCCCGTGCTGTTCCCCGGCCTCGAGATCGTCGAGCACCACGCGTTCCGGATCACCCGCAACGCGGATTTCGAGGTCGAGGAGGACCGCGACGAGGATCTGCTGCAGGCACTCGAGCGCGAACTCGCCCGCAGGCGGTTCGGTTCGCCGGTGCGCCTCGAGGTCTCCGACGACATGACCGAGAGCATGCTCGAACTGCTGCTGCGCGAACTCGACGTCGATCCCGGCGATGTGGTCGAGGTGCCCGGCCTGCTCGACCTGTCCGCGCTGTGGCAGATCTACGCCGTCGACCGTCCGGCGCTCAAGGACCGGCCGTTCGTCCCCGCCACCCCACCGGCTTTCGGTGAGCGGGAGACCCCCAAGAGCATCTTCTCCACGCTGCGCGACGGCGACGTGCTGGTGCACCATCCCTACGACTCGTTCTCCACGACGGTGCAACGGTTCATCGAACAGGCCGCGGCCGACCCGAACGTGCTCGCCATCAAGCAGACGCTGTACCGCACCTCGGGTGACTCCCCGATCGTCAACGCGCTCATCGATGCCGCCGAGGCCGGTAAGCAGGTGGTGGCGCTCGTCGAGATCAAGGCGCGGTTCGACGAACAGGCCAACATCAAGTGGGCCCGCGCACTCGAGCAGGCCGGCGTCCACGTCGTGTACGGGTTGATCGGGCTCAAGACCCACTGCAAGACCGCACTCGTCGTGCGCCGCGAAGGGTCGATGATCCGGCGCTACTGCCACATCGGGACCGGAAACTACAACCCGAAGACCGCCCGCCTCTACGAGGACGTCGGGTTGCTCACCGCGGCACCGGACATCGGCGCCGACCTGACCGACCTGTTCAACTCGCTGACCGGGTACTCGCGAAAGGTCGCCTACCGCAACCTGCTGGTGGCCCCGTACGGGGTTCGCCGGGGCATCATCGAGCGGATCGAACGGGAGGTGGCGGCCGCCCGCGACGGCGCCGAGGGCCGGATCCGCCTGAAGGCCAACGCCTTGGTCGACGAACAGGTCATCGACGCGCTCTACCGCGCATCGCAGGCCGGTGTCCGGGTCGAGGTGGTGGTGCGCGGTATCTGTGCGCTGCGGCCGGGTGCCCCCGGCTTCTCGGACAACATCGTGGTGCGGTCCATCCTGGGGCGGTTCCTGGAGCACTCGCGGGTGATCCACTTCCGGGCCATCGACGAATACTGGATCGGCAGCGCGGACATGATGCACCGCAACCTCGACCGCCGCGTCGAGGTGATGGCCCAGGTGAAGGATCCCCGGCTGACCACACAGCTCAACGACGTGTTCGAGTCGGCGATGG